A section of the Simplicispira suum genome encodes:
- the gmtX gene encoding gamma-mobile-trio protein GmtX, with protein sequence MRVSIGLNGVDLCHGVLGATQHRDKATKLANLDKVWEALNEIRDEGGRDYSLAEVGRRLEKVGGPKTQSLRNAQGAAYRNIIATYANAVSGATRYEMVLSTHCSRSPTIHKAVPSEYENCTQYP encoded by the coding sequence GTGCGCGTCAGTATCGGACTGAATGGCGTGGATCTGTGCCATGGTGTACTAGGTGCAACGCAGCACCGCGACAAAGCCACCAAACTCGCGAATCTTGATAAGGTGTGGGAAGCGCTAAATGAGATTCGAGATGAAGGTGGCAGGGATTACTCGTTGGCCGAGGTCGGGCGCCGCTTAGAGAAGGTAGGCGGTCCGAAGACCCAAAGCCTGCGCAACGCTCAAGGTGCTGCGTACCGGAACATCATCGCAACGTATGCCAACGCGGTTTCCGGTGCCACGCGGTATGAAATGGTGCTGTCGACCCACTGCAGCCGTTCGCCCACGATACACAAAGCGGTCCCTTCAGAGTATGAAAACTGTACCCAATACCCATAG
- a CDS encoding IS1182 family transposase, whose protein sequence is MSRFVPVDRETAYLLPPSVDEWLPKDHLARFVVEVIEQLDLSDLLRQYAGRGSAAHHPAVLLGLLIYGYASGVHSSRKIERATYDSVAFRYVAANTHPDHDTLATFRRRFLKEVEALFVQVLMLAREMKLLKLGHIALDGTKIDANASKHRALSWAHANKIEAQLRREVQTLLALAENSDRAALPDGMDVPAEIARREDRLSAIAQAKAKIEQRTAERHQGEQQEYEAKLAKRQAQRETGRKPRGKDPEPPRPGPKGGDQVNLTDEESRIMPVSGGGFEQSYNAQAGVDTETMRVITAHVSQACNDKREVVPTLEQIQALPSLLGEVHTLITDNGFFSQANVIACNDAGVQPLLALKRQEHHEPLMQRFAPDASAPDTTDPITQMAHRLSTQAGRSLYGLRKQTVEPVFGIIKRVMGWRQMSMRGLAKAQGEWSLVTMAWNIKRMHVLRAA, encoded by the coding sequence ATGAGCCGATTCGTCCCCGTTGACCGAGAAACTGCGTACCTGTTGCCACCGTCGGTGGACGAATGGCTGCCCAAGGATCACTTGGCGCGTTTCGTGGTCGAAGTCATCGAACAGCTCGATCTGAGCGATCTGCTGCGCCAATACGCTGGACGGGGTTCGGCGGCGCACCATCCGGCAGTGCTGCTGGGTCTGCTGATTTACGGCTATGCCAGTGGCGTGCACTCCAGCCGCAAGATCGAGCGGGCGACCTACGACTCAGTGGCGTTTCGCTACGTGGCGGCCAACACCCACCCGGATCACGACACGCTGGCGACGTTTCGCCGTCGTTTCCTCAAGGAGGTGGAGGCGCTGTTCGTGCAGGTGCTGATGCTGGCGCGCGAGATGAAGCTGCTCAAGCTCGGGCACATCGCGCTGGACGGCACCAAGATCGACGCCAACGCCAGCAAGCACCGCGCGCTGTCCTGGGCGCATGCCAACAAGATCGAGGCGCAGTTGCGGCGCGAAGTGCAAACCCTGCTGGCACTGGCCGAGAACAGCGACCGCGCGGCGCTGCCCGATGGCATGGACGTGCCAGCAGAGATCGCTCGGCGTGAAGACCGATTGAGCGCGATTGCGCAAGCCAAGGCCAAGATCGAGCAGCGCACGGCCGAGCGCCACCAGGGCGAGCAGCAGGAGTACGAGGCGAAGCTGGCCAAGCGCCAGGCTCAGCGCGAGACTGGACGCAAGCCGCGCGGCAAGGACCCCGAGCCGCCACGCCCTGGCCCCAAGGGGGGCGACCAAGTCAACCTCACAGATGAAGAGTCACGCATCATGCCCGTCTCGGGCGGGGGCTTTGAGCAAAGCTACAACGCACAAGCCGGGGTGGACACCGAGACGATGAGGGTGATCACCGCCCACGTCAGCCAGGCGTGCAACGATAAGCGCGAAGTCGTGCCTACGCTGGAGCAGATCCAGGCGTTGCCGTCGCTGCTGGGCGAGGTGCACACGCTGATCACGGACAACGGCTTCTTCAGTCAGGCCAACGTGATCGCCTGCAACGACGCCGGCGTCCAGCCGCTGCTGGCGCTCAAGAGGCAAGAGCATCACGAGCCGCTGATGCAGCGCTTCGCACCCGATGCGAGCGCACCCGATACGACGGACCCGATCACCCAGATGGCCCACCGGCTATCCACGCAGGCCGGCCGGTCGCTGTACGGCTTGCGTAAACAGACGGTGGAGCCGGTGTTCGGCATCATCAAGCGGGTGATGGGCTGGCGCCAGATGAGCATGCGCGGGCTGGCCAAGGCACAAGGCGAGTGGAGCTTGGTGACCATGGCCTGGAACATCAAGCGCATGCACGTGCTGCGAGCGGCGTGA
- a CDS encoding type II toxin-antitoxin system HicB family antitoxin translates to MAVAIPRKERAKPTFCGLDADQVTQLARDAVANAVVSTARAGIPITGLVDSRVQAFQASDPCITKFLQEQSAGLGVPSIQIERDPNTGLLVGNVPGIPGAHTQGETVEELCAHLTEVLEMLQEHTAVALK, encoded by the coding sequence ATGGCTGTAGCCATTCCCCGAAAGGAACGCGCGAAGCCTACTTTTTGCGGATTGGACGCTGATCAGGTAACTCAGCTCGCCAGGGACGCTGTGGCCAACGCGGTCGTATCGACTGCACGCGCCGGCATCCCCATCACCGGGTTGGTCGATAGCCGCGTGCAAGCATTCCAAGCCTCGGATCCCTGCATTACAAAGTTCCTGCAGGAGCAAAGCGCTGGCCTTGGTGTCCCGTCCATTCAGATCGAACGCGATCCAAACACGGGATTGCTGGTAGGCAATGTGCCAGGAATCCCAGGTGCGCATACCCAAGGTGAAACCGTCGAAGAACTCTGCGCACACCTGACAGAGGTATTGGAGATGCTGCAGGAACACACCGCAGTCGCCCTCAAATAG
- a CDS encoding HAD domain-containing protein, giving the protein MLESAFRQVPELKLVITSTWRLHSPLEQLQQRFSADVAARIAGATPKYCDLNDVSTDAGWLRAGSRVSCMSPDA; this is encoded by the coding sequence GTGTTGGAGAGCGCATTTCGCCAAGTCCCTGAACTCAAGCTGGTGATCACAAGCACATGGCGACTGCATAGTCCGCTGGAGCAACTTCAACAAAGGTTCAGCGCGGATGTGGCAGCCAGAATCGCGGGAGCCACCCCAAAGTACTGTGATCTGAACGACGTCTCCACAGACGCTGGTTGGCTACGAGCGGGAAGCCGAGTGTCATGCATGTCTCCGGATGCATGA
- a CDS encoding thiamine pyrophosphate-dependent enzyme — protein MRDHRLAVSSGQVSHNPKHNPNFVAYAKAFGGHGEHIHTAEDCGPALQRAMASGLPSLLYCRIDPEAITPNSTLELIRARALERASAAAQGPQTS, from the coding sequence GTGCGCGATCATCGCTTGGCTGTGAGTTCCGGGCAGGTATCCCACAACCCTAAACATAATCCGAACTTTGTCGCGTATGCCAAAGCCTTCGGAGGCCATGGGGAACACATCCACACAGCTGAGGATTGCGGTCCCGCGCTCCAAAGAGCCATGGCTTCCGGCCTGCCCAGCCTCTTGTACTGCCGCATCGATCCTGAGGCCATAACGCCTAACTCTACGCTGGAACTGATTCGGGCGCGCGCACTTGAGCGGGCATCCGCGGCGGCGCAGGGGCCCCAAACATCATGA
- a CDS encoding DUF4926 domain-containing protein translates to MVHVHGQGAAHEVEFLTQDGHTVCVETHQPEDLAPAPLSAMREEVRQDLLQSEESRKKPRLP, encoded by the coding sequence GTGGTTCACGTCCATGGGCAAGGTGCTGCTCATGAGGTGGAGTTCTTGACGCAGGATGGTCATACCGTCTGCGTCGAGACGCACCAACCGGAGGATCTGGCTCCGGCACCGCTTTCCGCCATGCGTGAAGAGGTCCGACAGGACTTGCTTCAGAGCGAAGAAAGTCGCAAGAAGCCTCGGCTACCCTGA
- a CDS encoding DNA-binding protein produces the protein MALTRDFKETVAARVQNDPAFAQALLDEAITQFVNGEPESAKLILRDLVNATVGFEALAEEIHKPAKSLHRMLSQSGNPTMSNISAIFSAIKRALKVEVHTQILTA, from the coding sequence ATGGCACTGACCCGTGATTTCAAAGAAACCGTGGCCGCGCGTGTGCAGAACGATCCGGCCTTTGCGCAGGCGCTTCTGGACGAGGCCATCACCCAGTTCGTCAATGGCGAGCCGGAATCAGCCAAGCTGATCCTGCGTGACCTCGTCAACGCCACGGTCGGCTTCGAGGCGCTGGCCGAGGAAATTCACAAGCCCGCCAAGAGCCTGCACCGGATGTTGTCGCAATCTGGCAACCCGACCATGAGCAATATCTCGGCAATCTTTTCCGCCATCAAGCGTGCGCTCAAGGTCGAGGTGCACACTCAGATTTTGACGGCATGA
- a CDS encoding MbcA/ParS/Xre antitoxin family protein: MAKGQTTTTNDMGDREPQDLLQDWDRIAPVGREFGSPDYERLEELDHLAILAKGSMLAARRWLDTPNQALEGMTPEEMAKTPEGFARVRQLLTSSTKAR; encoded by the coding sequence ATGGCAAAAGGCCAGACTACCACCACGAATGATATGGGCGACAGGGAGCCTCAGGATCTGCTGCAGGACTGGGATCGCATTGCTCCTGTGGGTCGAGAATTCGGCAGTCCAGACTATGAGCGCCTCGAAGAGCTCGACCACCTTGCCATCCTGGCCAAGGGAAGCATGCTTGCGGCCCGCCGCTGGCTGGATACCCCCAACCAGGCACTGGAGGGCATGACGCCTGAAGAGATGGCCAAAACTCCAGAGGGTTTTGCGCGGGTGCGTCAGTTGCTGACCTCGTCAACAAAGGCACGATGA
- a CDS encoding IS91 family transposase, whose amino-acid sequence MQRPTLEVADIFHKHGAAWRERQRSHLSLAQFKVMSAIEQCRTAALGGHVLRCDGCATELVSYNSCRNRHCPKCQSAAAKRWLDARQADLLPVEYYHVVFTLPAPIADLAYQNKAGLYGLLFDMAAEVLQTIAGDRKHLGARIGATLVLHTWGSALTHHPYVHGIVPGGGFAPDGKSWLACRPGFFLPVRVLSRLMRRRFLEELLRLHQTGRLRLFGELAALADGACFDKWLAPMRQCEWVVYAKRPFAGPQAVLAYLSRYTHRVAISNGRLLAMDERGVSFRWKDYRAKGRTRHKAMTLAPQEFMRRFLLHVLPSGFHRIRHYGLLSNGARKESLALARELLQVTPAQADTPSTDEPAGVRPNAAPPAFVCRHCGHAMTILQSFMRGQAIRAPPPP is encoded by the coding sequence GTGCAGCGGCCCACCTTGGAGGTCGCCGACATCTTCCACAAGCATGGTGCTGCCTGGCGTGAGCGCCAGCGCAGCCACTTGAGCCTGGCTCAGTTCAAGGTCATGTCGGCCATCGAGCAGTGCCGCACAGCGGCACTGGGGGGACACGTCTTGCGCTGCGATGGTTGTGCCACCGAACTGGTCTCCTACAACTCCTGCCGCAACCGCCATTGCCCCAAGTGCCAAAGCGCTGCCGCCAAGCGCTGGCTTGATGCCCGTCAGGCGGATCTGCTGCCTGTGGAGTATTACCACGTGGTCTTCACGCTGCCCGCGCCCATTGCTGATCTGGCGTACCAGAACAAGGCTGGACTCTACGGCCTGCTGTTTGACATGGCCGCCGAGGTACTGCAGACCATCGCCGGGGATCGCAAGCATCTGGGTGCGCGCATCGGCGCCACGCTGGTGCTGCACACCTGGGGTTCGGCTCTGACGCATCACCCCTATGTGCACGGCATCGTGCCAGGCGGCGGGTTCGCACCTGACGGCAAGTCTTGGTTGGCCTGCCGACCAGGCTTTTTCCTGCCGGTACGCGTGCTCTCCAGGTTGATGCGACGGCGTTTCCTCGAAGAGCTGCTGCGCCTACACCAGACGGGGAGATTGAGGCTCTTCGGCGAACTCGCTGCACTGGCTGATGGTGCCTGCTTCGACAAGTGGCTGGCACCGATGCGCCAATGCGAGTGGGTGGTCTACGCCAAGCGGCCGTTTGCTGGCCCCCAAGCCGTGCTGGCCTACCTGTCGCGCTACACGCACCGAGTGGCCATCTCTAACGGCCGACTGCTTGCGATGGATGAGCGCGGCGTGAGTTTTAGATGGAAGGACTACCGCGCCAAGGGACGAACGCGCCACAAGGCCATGACACTGGCGCCCCAGGAGTTCATGCGCCGATTCCTGCTGCATGTGCTGCCCAGCGGCTTCCATCGCATTCGGCATTACGGTCTGCTCTCCAACGGCGCTCGCAAGGAGAGCCTTGCACTGGCGCGCGAGTTGTTGCAGGTGACCCCGGCGCAAGCTGACACACCCAGCACCGACGAGCCAGCGGGCGTGCGGCCCAACGCAGCGCCACCGGCCTTTGTCTGCCGGCACTGCGGTCATGCGATGACCATCCTGCAGAGTTTCATGCGCGGGCAGGCCATCCGAGCACCGCCTCCACCATGA
- a CDS encoding tyrosine-type recombinase/integrase → MIPSTQPLSPLRRRMLDDMRMRKLEPRTQEAYIRGVRKLAAYLKRSPDTATVEDLRNFQLHLVDTGSSPVTLNATLTGLKFFFDITLGRIELMAKMQPVKLPRTLPVVLSCEEVSRLLAAARNIKHQVALSVAYGAGLRASEVVSLKVTDVDSQRMTLRVEQGKGAKDRYAMLSPVLLQRLRTWWRLGHAQGKMLPGGWLFPGMAPMDPLSIRQLNRAVHAAAEAAGIHKRVNTHTLRHSFATHLLERKVDIRVIQVLLGHKKLETTSIYAHVATDLLREVIGPLEPMPPA, encoded by the coding sequence ATGATCCCTTCGACCCAACCCCTCTCGCCGCTGCGCCGACGCATGCTCGACGACATGCGCATGCGCAAGCTGGAGCCTCGCACGCAAGAAGCCTACATCCGCGGCGTGCGCAAGCTCGCCGCTTACCTCAAGCGCTCGCCCGACACGGCCACGGTGGAGGATCTGCGCAATTTCCAGCTCCATCTGGTGGACACGGGCTCATCCCCTGTGACGCTCAACGCCACGCTTACCGGACTGAAGTTCTTCTTCGACATCACGCTGGGGCGCATCGAGCTGATGGCAAAGATGCAACCTGTGAAGCTGCCTCGCACCTTGCCTGTGGTCCTGAGCTGCGAGGAAGTCTCGCGCCTTCTCGCTGCGGCACGCAACATCAAACACCAAGTGGCCCTATCGGTGGCCTATGGTGCAGGCCTGCGCGCCAGCGAGGTCGTCAGCCTGAAGGTCACTGATGTCGACAGCCAGCGCATGACTTTGCGCGTGGAGCAGGGCAAGGGTGCCAAAGACCGCTACGCCATGCTCAGCCCAGTTTTGCTGCAGCGCCTGCGCACCTGGTGGCGCCTCGGCCATGCCCAGGGCAAGATGCTGCCCGGCGGTTGGCTGTTCCCGGGCATGGCGCCCATGGACCCGCTCTCGATTCGCCAGCTCAATCGCGCGGTTCATGCTGCGGCCGAGGCCGCAGGGATCCACAAGCGCGTCAACACACACACCCTGCGCCACAGCTTTGCCACGCATCTGCTTGAGCGCAAGGTCGACATCCGCGTGATCCAGGTGCTGCTGGGGCACAAGAAGCTGGAGACCACATCGATCTACGCCCACGTAGCCACTGACCTGCTGCGGGAGGTGATAGGTCCGCTGGAACCCATGCCGCCTGCTTGA